In a single window of the Streptomyces brevispora genome:
- a CDS encoding beta-ketoacyl synthase N-terminal-like domain-containing protein translates to MTWNITGMAAVANVGATPGEIFAALCAGRESRRPLMAFAPDKYRAAYAYEIDDRPEGGGDLPRRATRWLTTVVRQAADDAGLGEDLAQVPVLVGTTMREQRSLELWWRDGADVALEELHFGTALKAAFGASTTYTFANACSASLYALGMATDMIEGGLADTVVVAGTDAATEGGFGTLDRVQNDLPDALRPFDVTHKGMLMGEGAAAVVVQRAGSGSGPVHARVRGVSMGCDAHHATAPDPDGITRAVLDAYRRAGVRASDIDLVMLHGSGTPRNDTTEASVLRQIFQGAGAGPRMTAIKAMTGHTLGGSGLLSLVMAVLAMKNGTVPPILGLADPIPEAAGLGLVQGSPAAGDLAIAQIDAFGFGGINAVAIVEAAR, encoded by the coding sequence GTGACCTGGAACATCACGGGCATGGCGGCCGTCGCCAACGTCGGCGCCACCCCCGGGGAGATCTTCGCCGCGCTGTGCGCGGGTCGGGAGAGCCGCAGGCCCCTGATGGCGTTCGCCCCGGACAAGTACCGGGCGGCGTACGCCTACGAGATCGACGACCGGCCTGAGGGCGGCGGCGACCTGCCGCGGCGTGCCACCCGCTGGCTGACCACCGTCGTGCGCCAAGCGGCCGACGACGCGGGCCTGGGCGAGGACCTGGCCCAGGTGCCCGTGCTGGTCGGGACGACCATGCGCGAGCAGCGCAGCCTCGAACTCTGGTGGCGCGACGGCGCGGACGTCGCTCTTGAGGAGCTGCACTTCGGCACCGCGCTGAAGGCGGCCTTCGGGGCGTCCACCACGTACACCTTCGCCAACGCCTGCTCCGCGTCGCTGTACGCGCTCGGCATGGCCACCGACATGATCGAGGGCGGTCTGGCCGACACGGTCGTCGTCGCGGGCACCGACGCCGCTACCGAGGGCGGCTTCGGCACGCTCGACCGGGTGCAGAACGACCTCCCCGACGCGCTGCGCCCCTTCGACGTCACGCACAAGGGCATGCTGATGGGGGAGGGCGCGGCGGCCGTCGTCGTCCAGCGCGCCGGTTCCGGGAGCGGGCCCGTGCACGCCCGGGTGCGCGGTGTGTCCATGGGCTGCGACGCCCACCACGCCACCGCGCCCGACCCCGACGGCATCACCCGCGCGGTGCTGGACGCCTACCGCAGAGCAGGGGTGCGGGCGAGCGACATCGACCTGGTGATGCTGCACGGCAGCGGCACCCCCCGCAACGACACGACGGAGGCGAGCGTCCTTCGCCAGATATTCCAGGGCGCGGGTGCGGGTCCGCGGATGACCGCCATCAAGGCGATGACCGGACACACCCTGGGCGGCTCGGGACTGCTCAGCCTCGTGATGGCGGTGCTCGCCATGAAGAACGGGACGGTCCCCCCGATCCTGGGCCTGGCCGATCCGATCCCCGAGGCCGCCGGGCTGGGCCTGGTGCAGGGCAGCCCAGCCGCCGGCGACCTGGCCATCGCTCAGATCGACGCGTTCGGCTTCGGAGGGATCAACGCCGTCGCGATCGTGGAGGCAGCCAGATGA
- a CDS encoding AMP-binding protein, with the protein MEHIDIARDRLREIVASVLEVDKEAIEPGAQFYEELGMSSLEKTEVVVAVEREFGALSAQEAAAFTSLDAAVAVLGERARSRQGVDVDLIDRLVARHVDAGRGDRASYLDPQAGAITYAGLLEAARGYAGALRAAGVPEGARGLLVADDSVATVAAVLGLWWHGCIPVVISPVLTDDEVRYIAADCAAAMVHLDAAPARQRALEELFTTTTRFAGADVRAALATASTGPAHRPQEAGLPAAWSAGSEALVQYTSGSTGMPKGVRHSAGAIAAMADGVGTVLTLTPDDTVLSSARMSFGYGFGSSVLCPLAAGARVALLRGTVDVHSLAAALQHHRPTVLFSVPRLYAALLNASGTEPAPGSVDSVRLCVAAGENLPGPLSERIRAAFQAELLNGLGATEVLYIVVGTPPKEDRPGTFGVPVPGITATVRAADGTPVADGERGRLHIAGPTVALGYIGRPEAAAVTFADGGAYTGDVVRRAPDGTFTHLCRADDVLNLGGYKVVPSEIESVVRSVDGVQDCVVVGGRDADGLEQAVAYLVARPGSDEAVVRRAVTAAIRGGLAAFKRPARLEFLDELPTTSTGKVAVFELRKAAARS; encoded by the coding sequence GTGGAACACATCGACATAGCGCGCGACAGGCTGCGAGAGATCGTGGCGTCTGTCCTTGAGGTGGACAAGGAAGCCATCGAGCCTGGTGCCCAGTTCTACGAGGAACTCGGCATGAGCTCCTTGGAGAAGACCGAGGTCGTGGTCGCGGTCGAGCGCGAGTTCGGGGCCCTGTCCGCGCAGGAAGCGGCAGCCTTCACCAGCCTCGACGCCGCGGTGGCCGTGCTCGGCGAGCGGGCGAGGAGCCGCCAGGGTGTCGATGTCGACTTGATCGACCGCCTGGTGGCGCGCCATGTCGACGCCGGCCGGGGTGACCGGGCCAGCTACCTCGACCCCCAGGCCGGGGCGATCACCTACGCGGGCCTCCTGGAGGCAGCCCGTGGGTACGCGGGCGCCCTGCGGGCCGCAGGAGTACCCGAAGGCGCCCGCGGCCTCCTGGTCGCCGACGACTCCGTGGCGACCGTGGCCGCCGTCCTCGGCCTGTGGTGGCACGGCTGCATCCCCGTGGTGATCAGCCCGGTGCTCACGGACGACGAAGTCCGCTACATCGCCGCCGACTGCGCCGCCGCGATGGTGCACCTGGACGCAGCTCCCGCGCGCCAGCGCGCCCTGGAGGAGCTGTTCACCACGACCACCCGCTTCGCCGGCGCTGACGTCCGCGCCGCTCTGGCAACGGCCTCGACCGGCCCCGCGCACCGCCCGCAGGAGGCCGGGCTCCCCGCCGCGTGGAGTGCGGGGAGCGAGGCGCTCGTCCAGTACACCTCCGGCAGCACTGGCATGCCCAAGGGGGTGCGGCACTCGGCGGGCGCGATCGCGGCCATGGCCGACGGCGTCGGCACGGTCCTGACGCTGACGCCCGATGACACCGTGCTGTCCAGCGCCCGCATGTCCTTCGGCTACGGCTTCGGCAGCTCCGTGCTGTGCCCCCTGGCGGCCGGCGCCCGCGTCGCGCTCCTCCGCGGCACGGTCGACGTACACTCCCTCGCCGCCGCGCTGCAGCACCACCGGCCCACCGTGCTGTTCTCCGTTCCACGGCTGTACGCGGCGCTGCTGAACGCCTCCGGGACGGAGCCCGCCCCCGGCAGCGTCGACTCCGTGCGGCTGTGCGTGGCGGCGGGCGAGAACCTGCCCGGTCCGCTCAGCGAGCGGATCCGCGCCGCATTCCAGGCCGAGCTGCTCAACGGCCTCGGCGCGACCGAGGTCCTCTACATCGTCGTCGGCACCCCACCTAAGGAGGACCGGCCGGGAACCTTCGGGGTCCCGGTGCCCGGGATCACCGCGACCGTCCGCGCGGCGGACGGCACGCCCGTCGCCGACGGGGAGCGTGGCCGGCTGCACATCGCCGGCCCGACCGTCGCCCTGGGCTACATCGGCCGGCCGGAGGCCGCGGCGGTCACCTTCGCTGACGGCGGCGCCTACACCGGCGACGTGGTGCGCCGTGCGCCGGACGGTACGTTCACCCATCTGTGCCGCGCCGATGACGTGCTCAACCTGGGCGGCTACAAGGTCGTGCCGAGTGAGATCGAGAGCGTCGTCCGCAGTGTCGACGGGGTCCAGGACTGCGTGGTGGTCGGTGGCCGCGACGCCGACGGCCTGGAGCAGGCCGTGGCGTACCTGGTGGCCCGGCCGGGATCCGACGAGGCCGTGGTGCGGCGCGCGGTGACCGCCGCGATCCGTGGCGGGCTCGCCGCCTTCAAGCGCCCCGCCCGTCTGGAGTTCCTCGACGAGCTCCCGACCACGTCGACCGGCAAGGTGGCCGTCTTCGAGCTGAGGAAGGCGGCAGCCCGATCGTGA
- a CDS encoding nucleoside 2-deoxyribosyltransferase, producing the protein MASEGRILVHFGPEHVSVHRSQGSRLQLLTRERLPFGAGLAGEALAERVGEFCAGLKEYAEAVDNKSTRVHATGVFQQLPQPEAAALVNSVYVDTGLYFNVVGPELERFYLDTGMSACGSNDMLEGLIRREFRTAVVCGSFQQWLEPIEGTIARLRETGTEVLSPRSTRIKPETEGTDFILFDYQDLLKNERDRWRHKYGHMDAFRQADAVVVCNPGGRVGSGTVFELGFMSALGKRVIFTEEPQGVSVSFPCEVGLGA; encoded by the coding sequence GTGGCGTCAGAAGGCAGGATCCTGGTCCACTTCGGCCCGGAACACGTCAGCGTCCACCGCTCCCAGGGCAGCAGACTGCAGCTGCTCACGAGGGAACGACTTCCGTTCGGAGCCGGCCTCGCCGGCGAGGCGTTAGCGGAGCGCGTCGGCGAGTTCTGCGCCGGGCTCAAGGAGTACGCCGAGGCCGTCGACAACAAGAGCACGCGGGTGCACGCCACCGGGGTCTTCCAGCAGCTTCCGCAGCCGGAGGCGGCCGCGCTGGTCAACAGCGTCTACGTCGACACAGGCCTGTACTTCAACGTCGTGGGGCCCGAACTGGAGCGGTTCTATCTGGACACGGGCATGTCCGCCTGCGGTTCGAACGACATGCTGGAAGGCCTGATCCGGCGGGAGTTCCGGACGGCCGTCGTCTGCGGCAGCTTCCAGCAGTGGCTGGAGCCCATCGAGGGCACCATCGCCCGGCTGCGCGAGACCGGCACCGAGGTGCTCAGCCCCCGCAGCACCAGGATCAAGCCGGAGACCGAGGGCACGGACTTCATCCTCTTCGACTACCAGGACCTGCTGAAGAACGAACGCGACAGGTGGCGGCACAAGTACGGGCACATGGACGCGTTTCGGCAGGCCGACGCTGTCGTCGTGTGCAACCCGGGCGGTCGCGTCGGAAGCGGCACCGTCTTCGAGCTCGGCTTCATGTCCGCGCTCGGCAAGAGGGTCATCTTCACCGAGGAGCCCCAGGGCGTGTCGGTCTCCTTCCCCTGCGAGGTGGGCCTGGGCGCCTGA
- a CDS encoding uracil-DNA glycosylase family protein yields the protein MNGRTTVADRILQFNEGLAGTTLELPPGFRVVNPFSGPQKERVREVTTAFYRRYYEDDRPRRLVLGSSPARRGTAVTGVPFEDAKLLESDTGIDVADGYAVSRPSAGFLHDVIARYGGRTRFYADFVMSFVCPLGLVRTKTQEREVNCNYYESKKLVEFLRSFLVDALERQLEFGTDTSVCYCIGSGENFKFLSALNGEKGYFKKIVPLEHPRFITQYNSGRKEEFSEKYLNALRGEGD from the coding sequence ATGAACGGGCGAACGACGGTTGCCGATCGCATCCTGCAGTTCAACGAGGGACTCGCGGGCACGACGCTCGAACTTCCCCCCGGGTTCAGGGTCGTCAACCCTTTCAGCGGCCCGCAGAAGGAGCGCGTCCGCGAGGTGACGACCGCTTTCTACCGCAGGTACTACGAGGACGACAGGCCCCGCCGGCTGGTCCTGGGCAGCTCGCCCGCCCGGCGGGGCACGGCCGTGACCGGGGTCCCGTTCGAAGACGCGAAGCTCCTGGAAAGCGACACGGGAATCGACGTCGCCGACGGCTATGCGGTGAGTCGGCCCTCCGCCGGGTTCCTGCACGACGTCATCGCGCGCTACGGCGGCCGGACACGGTTTTATGCCGACTTCGTCATGAGCTTCGTGTGCCCGCTCGGCCTGGTGAGAACGAAGACCCAGGAAAGGGAGGTCAACTGCAACTACTACGAGAGCAAGAAGCTGGTGGAGTTCCTGCGATCCTTCCTTGTGGACGCCCTGGAGCGCCAGTTGGAATTCGGGACCGACACCTCGGTGTGCTATTGCATCGGCAGCGGCGAGAACTTCAAATTCCTCTCGGCCCTAAACGGCGAAAAGGGGTACTTCAAGAAGATCGTGCCCTTGGAGCACCCGCGCTTCATCACGCAATACAACAGCGGAAGAAAAGAAGAATTCTCCGAGAAGTACCTCAATGCTCTGCGCGGAGAAGGCGATTAG